The nucleotide window GATCCCTTGTCTTTCTCGTCATCATGATACCAATCGCAGTGTCCGCATCACCCTTTGCTAGCAACTTCATTTTCTCCCTGTAACACATGTTATAAAGCTTCCTCCTCCCGAAACCAGCCAGTGCATATGATCCATACCTACTAACGAAGCTGTCATAAATCCAATGTTTTTTGAGCCCAGCATCTGCCATTGCTAAGATCTCGAGCTTCTGGTATTCCTTTATCTGATTATGAGATCGAAGATATATAACTTCATCCGGTCTAGCAAGAGTGTGACTATGATCATCGCTGAAACTGCTGACATACCAAATGGAGCGCTCTCTGTCAACCTTCACAGTTAGATGGGCCTCGCAATAGCACCGAGTCTCCGCTCTCAGCCTGCGCTTCTTCCCTTCCATGGTACAAAACTTGGCCTGTCGTTTCCTAGACCTTGAACAGAGAAACCTCCTCAACCGCCTACATGCGTCGATACCCTTACTATATTTCAAGTTGTCCTTCCTAATGCTAAAGCCACGCTTTTTGGCATAGTCGTTATAGAAATCATATGCCTCCTCGTCTGTCCTGAACGTCGTGGACATCACCGTCCAATGCATGTTCAGTGATTCTTGCTGGTATTCATCGTACCCAGTATCAAAATTGCACTCATCACCATCGGCATCATCATCGTTTTCGCACACGTCACCATCCTCTTCCTGAAAAAAATACAAACAACCGTATATGTCAGTAAATAGTTGTATAAGGACTATCATATGTATTCACTTTCCACTACTTACTTTGCTCGAGCTGTCATTATAAGATGCATCGATATCGTTTTCATCATTGGCATCATCGAAAAAATTCCACTAATAGTACCCTTCCACTTCCATCTGCGCAAATTGTAAATATGATATGTAAGACTTGATGCGTATTTAATTTCACTTTAAAATAACCTACATAAATCTAAACCTACATGGCTTCCGCTTTCAGCATATGAATCATCTACATCCATATCCTCATTGTCATCATGCCCTCCTATCTGTGCACAGTCAAACATGTTATTATCATCGCGGATGCTTGTATTTAATATGGTTGAAAACATGCAGACCACTTACATTGCCACTGTAAGACTCATCCAAACTCATATAATTTTCGCCGTCATGTTTGTCTTCATCCAATGACAATGATCCGTCGTCGCTACCGCCATCATTACCGTCATATCCTATTTCAGCCTCAATCTATACATGTTCATATATAATCAAATATACATTCAAACATCACGTAACATTTTCTCAATTAAAATCCGTTCTTAAATTACTATGCCAGCGCCTCGCGTACCTTGTTGCCTTCGTCAGACATGAGGCGGTTGTCGTCGGATACGAGCTGCCGGCGGTGGAGGCGTCTGCCCGACTGAAGCGGTTGTCGGTGTAGCGCACAACGCGTACGTTTTTTTCGTCGGCCAGGTACTGCCGGagatggtggcggcggcggcgcgagcggaGGCGGATGAGGCGTCTTGAAGATAGGGTTCGCCGATCGTTTTTTTTTATCACTCGGGTGTGCATGTGGACGTGGGCGCGTACGGGCGGGCGTACGCGACAGTGCCGTACGGCGACGCAGGCGCGCCTACGGCGGGTGGGTATTATTATACGGCGTGTGAAAATGACCGCCCCTATCCTTTATACGTCTTGGGGGGTGTTGTACCGAAGACCACCTCTTTTCTCTAAACCCCGCCGAGTGTAGATGGAGCGCGACACAGGCTGAGGTGAGCGGCGGCGGCCGAATGCCAGGCACAAATGCACGACCACCTGGCCGCCCTCctccgcggcggcggcggcggccgtcACCCGCGCGCAGTCCACGGCGCCGCCGCGAAGCTCGGCTGCCTCGCCTCCATCTACCTCTGCAACAACCTCCTCCTCTCCTACATCAGCGGCAGCCTCCACGCGGAAGCACGCCGCCTGTTCGACGAAATGCCCCAGCGCAACGTCGTCTCCTGGTCAGTCCTCGTCTCCGGCGCCTCTCGCCTCGGCGACCTCCGGGAGGCCTTTCTTCTCTTCTCCGACATGCTTCGTAGCGGGGAGCGCGGAAGCTGCGACCGCCCCAACTCGTTCGTGCTGGGCGCTCTGGTCGCCGGGTGCGCCCGTGCCAAAGACACCGTCGCGGGCTCGCAAGCGCATGCCTCCGCTCTCAAGTTTGGTGTGGCCGAGGACGAGAGCGTTGCGGGGGCGCTGGTGGATATGTACTCCAAGTGCGGGCGCGTGGACTCGTCGTGGCGGGCGTTTGCGCTCTCGCCGCAGAGGTGCGTCGCCAGCTGGACGAGCATAATCAGCTGCCTTGTCAACCAGGGATGTTCAGAGCACCGTGATGCAGCAATTGCCTTGCTAAAGAGGATGCTGCTCTTGAAGGTTTGGCCAACAAACGCAACGTTTTCTTGCATCCTCAAGGTATTTGATGCACCCGAGTTGCTCCCTGGTGGGAAGCAAATCCACGGCTGCTTATTGAAGATGGGAACTGATGTTGATCCTGCTTTAGGAACCGCCCTTATAGCGATGTATGGTAGATGTGGTGGAGTGAATGAGATGGCTAGGTTGTCTTGCCGGATAAGGCATGATGCCTTCTCCAGGACTTCACTTCTTGTAGCTTTTGCACGGAATGGATGCAACATGGAGGCAGTTTGGAACTTTCGTGAGATGGTCATGGAAAATATGGTGATTGATCAGTCAGCTGTAACTAGCCTACTGCAGGTTTGTTCATCATTGGGACAGCTGAGAATGGCCAAGGAGGTCCACTGCTATGCTCTGAAGACTTTCTTTAAGCTGGATACATTACTGCTCAATGCAACCATCACTGTTTATGGAAGATGTGGGGATGTCATGAGTGCAGAGATTATATTTGATCGTTTGGAAAACAAAGACATTATATCATGGACGGCATTATTAACTTGCTACACACAAAATGATCTTGCTCTGGAGACACTCTTGCTCTTCAGGGAAATGCTTCGGAAAGGCTTAGGATCTCCCGTCTTTTGCATTACCAGTGTGCTAAGGGCCTGTTCTAGCACCACAAATTATGCTGTTGGGTGGCAAATTCACTCGAGGGCGGTGAAGTTAGGAATTGATGATGCCAATTCAGTTGAGAATGCCCTTTTGACTATGTACGCCAAGTGCGGAAGTGTTCATATTGCACTGAAGATTTTCAATTCAATGAGAAGTAGAGGCATTATCTCGTGGAATGCACTAATCACAAGTTTTTCACAGCATGGAAATGAGGTGGCAGCCATTCAGCTATTTGATCTGATGCAAGAAGAAGCAGTTTGTCCAGATGATTACACTTTTGTCGGGTTGTTATCATCTTGCAGCCGAATGGGCCTAGTTGCTGAGGGTTGTGAGTATTTCAAACTGATGAACACCAAGTACAGTGTGAAGCCTAAGATGGAGCACTACACATGCATGGTTGATCTTTTTGCCCGCGCTGGAAGATTTTCTGATGCACTCGAGTTTATTGATGCTATGCCTTGTCATCCGGACCAACTCGTGTGGGAAGCTTTGCTAGCTTCATGTAGGACTCATGGTAATGTGGAGTTGGGAAGGCTGGCAGCAAAGAAGATTCTTGAAATAAGACCAGATGATCCTTCACCATACATTACATTATCCAGCATTCATGCTTCAATTGACATGTGGGAAGAGAAGGCTTGGAATCGTACTGTGTTTGATGTCCAGCGAGTAAGAAAAGATGTGGGAAGTAGTTGGGTTGCTGGAGAAGAATTTTCAGATAATACATGCGATGTATTACAAGTTGGAATAACGTAAGATTGGTGATGCGTTGATGTGTCGTTTTCTACACATCAGGTGGAGTTACACTTGATAGTTGTATTGAGGCATAATGGACTCAACCGTGTGAGATTGACTGACTGCTTGCCGCGGTTGTCATGTCTGGGAATTGAGCCCAATGTCATATCTCCACTAGAAAGATGACTTGGTACGAAGGACAAGATTATTATCCTTTATATGCCTAGGACTTGGTATCTTAAGGTGAGATACTCTGTTACTAACAATGTTGTAAACTGCAAACAGAGTTCTTACCACTATGTACAATTCTTGTATATTGTCAGGTGAGTTTTGATGTTATTGGAAATTTAGAGGTGTAAACCCATTATTGGAAGCAAATGCAATGCCAGGCATCAATACCCTTTTTTGCATTCAACCTCTAATGGAAGGTCAGTATGAACATTGCCCAGCTCTTCTTACATATGCTCTCTGATTTGTAAATTAAGTTGTAATATGCTATTTTTGAACATATATGCAGCAAAGAAGACACAATGCTAATGTCAGGTTAACTGCAACATCAACAATCTGTATACCAGGATCTCGTATGTGCTTACTATTCAGTATTCACAATTCAAAACACTGGAGCTTCACTACTGAATATATGTCAGTATGTGATGATGCGTGCGATCTTGTTGAGCTTAGGGATGCAAAGTGGCGTCCCACGTCAGCCCGCTTCCTTAAGTTGATAAAAAAAGAATAAGGCTGGCCCCTATTTGCTGTAATCAGTACATTTTATACTGGCAGCTTAGTTTAGTGGGCCTTAGCACGATGCCACTTTGCATCCCTAGTTGAGCTTGTAATGTAAGTAACTTATTAGTCAACTGCGAATTCTGCTAGTCATATTGATCCTTGATTGATCTCTTTTGAGGTAATTTATCCATGACTGGGCTACCACTAACTAGATATAATCATATTTCCCAGGTAGCCAAAATACAAGATGGGTGGAACAGTCAACAGAAGAACTGTAGAGCAACTATTTTTCGAGTACTTGGATCTCATGAAGTTATCTGACTTCAGTTTACATTATACCAGTACCAATTCTTACATGGAAAACTAGTTGGAACTTATGTGCTCTATGTATATAGTGTTATTATTTGCATATCACTTCTCCTCTCCAAACGGTACATTTGAATGCGCTTTATTTGTCACACCAAAAAATGAATTGAATTATAGTAGTGTAGTGCATGCTTTCTAACATTAGTTGGTGTTACATCTGAACTGTTTGGGAGTTTTGCAATCCTAGAGCGTGCTGCAATGACGCCCCATGCTGTTAGTCCTCTTCGACTTCATGAAAAGGAAGTGGAACAACCTTCACAGCTCTGAACTTCCCTGCATTGTTTAGGTGTTCGTTCTCCAGCCTGACATAGAAGTTTTTCATAATGTTCTTTTAGTGTAAATTCAGGCTTGTATATCCCTCACAATGAAAAATTTAAGACTTAGGATTCACTGGCAAAAACTTTACCTGTAGAAGTTCCAAAGGCCCCGTCGAATCACCTCAAGAGCTGCCAAAAAGAACAGAGTTACTCTAGAATCCAGGCTTCCAATGTTAGGGTGGATGACAGTTTGAAGCCAAGCAAGCCTCAAAAGAAGGTTCAAACCCTGTAAAATGTCAGGCTCTCTGTAAGTACATGCAATCTTCGCTCACAATTTTTCGATGCAAACCTTAATTATTTTAGAGAACATACCATGGATATGAAATAAACGTATTTTTGTTTAAGTATCAGATCGTTACGAAGCCAAGGGTTTTTGGAGTTAAACTGTAGAAGACCCCAGTCCTTGACAAAGTCCCAGTACAGTTGGTAGATAGTGGCGACACTTGACACGATGACGACAAGTGACAGCCATCCAGCACTGTTATCATTCTCATATGCCACTTTTGTTCCTGCAGCAAGCATTGCTGACACGTACTTCCCAAGGTTGACAATGTGGTTTATGTCCCCTTCGTCAAACCACCTCCTTGCACACTGTCAGGACAACCGTAATGATAAGAAAGAGCATTAGTACCTATAAGAAGTCTGAAGAACAGACATTATGATGTGGTAAGTGATGCTCAATCTTGTATACCTGCATGGCTCTCCAGTAGTAGGGCAGGAAGGATACTGCATAAGCCAAATCTCTAAAATGTTTCACTCTTGTGCAGTATCCATAGTCTTGTGTCTTATAGCTGCTGGTTATGTAATAACATGCCAGGTATTCCAGGGTCCTAAGCAGCGGTACCTATTTTCCAGCAAATCATTACTTTATTAGTCATTCCAAATTAAACACCATCATTGCTTCTTTACGCGCTACACTGTAGTAATATGTACTCCCTGCATTCACTattataagatgttctaactttCTTCTGAATTGGATGTATATAGACGcattttagtgtgtttgttcagtcatttcagtccgtatgtagtccatattgaaatatccaaaaacatcttataatagtgaacggagggagtagtaaatatTAACTCAAATAAACATTCATGTTGACAAAAGAAATTATTGATGCTGATCAGTTCATGTTGAAAATGGACCCCACTGAGCATTTTGGTTTAAGCTAGCATAGCTGAACTTGACAAACATTTAGCTTCTATTATTCGATTACCTGGCTACAAAGCTGATCAGCCATGAAGAAATCAACCATGACAACCTGCATATAAACATGAATTTAGCTTTTTCTTGTATGGAGTTTGATAGGATTCTGTCCACTCATTTAAAAAAAAATGCTCTTAAGCTATAGCAAAGTACCTTGTAAAAGGGGGTTAGAATGATGTTTCTGATCGCTATTAGGAAGTGATAACGACTTGATCGGTAAAGGATTTTGAAAGGGCAGACCAATACTAATAAGAACACCTGAATAAGTAGAAGCATCAGCCTCTTATGGTTATAGCAACATTGACAATAAACATTACATATGTAACGTTAAATATAGCATACCAGAAGAAGGCACCCTGGGATTGCTTGGACTGTACTTGAAGAATACCCTTTGACAATGAGTATCAGGTGTGCAAACATGACACCAACAACAATCGTCATAGAGGTAGTGCATATCAAGAACACATCACGATACTTGAGCTCTTTCGTAGGTGCAAATTCGAATATGAATGCGTAGTTTATGCGTGTCTTTCTCCACATGAAAATGTTGCATCCATAGAGGAAGAGATGCAGGAAGAAGAGGCTGAACATGCTGCAGATCGGGATCGTTTAATATCAGTACTGGATCATTGAGTTTTAGCACCTTTTGTTTCTTAGGAGTATAGTAGCAATTGAACTGACATGTTGGGTGCTTACCTAAGGACAGGGTAGGATGTTGACATGTAGACCTTGTTTGACTGCTGAGTGTACATCCCAGCTATGTGCGCCATGATACAGTAGCCGATAAATAATGCTACAAAGGCACCAGTGAATAGTCCTGAAAATTTGACAGTAGTGCATAAGGAATCTGAAATGATCTTGATGATGGAATTGGAACAGAATGCAAAGCTTATAAACAACTATTACCTATGAAAAATGTGGTAGCATGTGATTCTTCTTTCTGATTTGGCTTCAGATACTTCATTGCTTTCCTTTTGTCACCACTTGCGAAATGTCTCACAAACAGCTCCTCGACATCGTCCATTAGCCTGATTGCCTATTAAGAGGAAGTTTTCAGTCAGAACTCGGAACCTTTGGAGTTCTATTAGAATTACATACTTCAGATCTTCTCAAGGCCACTGTATTGTTGAAAAATACCTTGTCAGAGCTATTAAAGTAGGAGCTCTCCACGACTTTCAGGTAAATTGTCTGCACTTCCTTTGCTGTAACCTGCAACACGAAAAAATGTTTTGTTCTTTCAGCGTTGCTTATATGTGATAACTTTCAGGCAATGCAATAAGGAGAGAGGCATTGGCAGGAACCTTGTCaaatttcttcaaaatcttcacAAAAGCCAGCATGTTCAAGCTCCTGCAACAAGAGTGCTTTCCCCGTCAGTACCCACTCGGTGCACAAAGCAGAACAACATACCATGTCATCAGCTACACCTACCGATACGTCTTGAGGTACCCCAAGCCCTTGTATAGCTCAACCAGGGCTCCTCTGATCATCTTCTCTGCCTGGTGCACTTTTTTCTTGTTGATGCTCAACTTCTCACCGCCATCACCACCATTCCCCCCAGTCTTCCTTGACTGGCTTAGCATGTCATCGAACAGAAGTTCACGGATGGCAAACACGGTCCTCGATGGCGTGGTGACTGGAATGTTGATCCTCACGCTCCTGCCCTGGCAAGTGACCGCCCTCCCCGAGAATGTCCTCAGCTTGTTGGCAGCTTCTTCTCTCGGCTTCTCAATCCTTCCCGAGTCACCCAGACCTTCGGAGATGGAAAGATGGTCCTCCCCTTCATCAGTGTTCTTTGCCGTAGCATCGTCGGCGAGCTTTTCTTGACTTTCGTGTTCTTGCTCTGTAATGCCCCTGAGGGATTGATCTCCTGCAATTTTGGTGGCAAGCCACAAATCAATTTCTACGCGACTTCAAAGCTCGAAGAACTCACTCATGGGGTGTATATGTGATGGGGAATGGGTGTCATCCACTCATCCTTTTGTGGAACGAGTTGGTATGACACCATTCAATTCCTCGTATGCTAAATTGCTAATAGAAGACTAACAATGAATAACTAGCACCTGGCTGATGAAGAAGCATCTCAGCATGAAACTAAATATGCCTTTCAATTGCACGCCAAACCCAACAACTACTGGACTAATTTGGATACTCCAACCAGGATTGCCTCGTCCAATTCTCCCTTCCAATTGAATAAGACTACTGGACTAGTAGCCTTATTTATGCATGTTTCAAGATCAGCTAGACAGCAGCAGCTGGCCTAATAATCAGCTTTTACCCTCAACTGGCTTAATTAACAAGCATATCTAGGACATATAGTGGCATGCATTTATGTATGTATGTAGTATGTACACTCACCATGCAGGATAGAACAAGACACGGACGGGTCCTCCGGGTCGGCGCTCCCCGCCGCCGATGAGCCCCCGCGACGCCGCGCCTCAGTGACGGCGGCCTTGAGCTCGACGAGGATCTGCAGCTGCCGCCTGAGGCACTCCCCGCGCTCCAGGAACTCCCCCTCCTTCCTCTCGTAGAACCGGTTCACCTTGTTCAGCTGCTCGTCCAGCCTCTGGAAGAAGGCcctcgccgcctccgcctcggcgCCGGCAAACCCTGCCGCGTCCAGAACCTCCGTCTCGTACACCTCTCCGCCCACCGCGCCGTGGTTGCCGCTGCTCGCCAGCTTTCTGTGCACCTGCATTGCTCACGTACAAACGGAACATACGAACCTCATCTCAGTCGACCATCTCACCTGGAAAATAGTTTGCACGAGGCTGCACATGTGCGCTGCATACCTGTATGGCGCCGTGCTCCTTGTGGTGGCCATGGGGGTTGAGGAACGGGAGCCTCATCACCCAGTGGCTGGCAGCCACGGGCGCTTGGCACTGTGCCGGCCGTGGCGCCGCCTCGGCTCCTGCGGCGGCctgcagcttcttgatgtctttCTTGAGCAGCCAGTAGTCGACGAAGGCCTCCTTCCACTCTGGCACGAGCTGGCCCTCGAACTGCTTGGAGAACTTCACCATTGGCGGCCTCAGGGCGGAGCAGTGCAGCTCGCCGCAGCTGTGGTGGTGGCACCGGTGTGCGGGTGTCTCAAAGGAAGCCATGGGGTAAGGCGTACTTATATGAGCCGCATGCGACTGTGGGTTAGCAGCGTCCATTGGAGGGGAATTTGGAACTAGAATCTATGAGAGGGAGGGCTGAAGGAGACTGGGGAATTAGCTGTTGCTCATGTGGGGGTTTATGCTAGCTAGCTCCTGTCAATTGGTGATCACCAGTTGGGCGTAGTGTGTGTTGGTGCCTTGGGTTGGGTTGGGTTGGATGGATTCTCGCCGTCTCTGTTAGC belongs to Triticum urartu cultivar G1812 chromosome 7, Tu2.1, whole genome shotgun sequence and includes:
- the LOC125518794 gene encoding pentatricopeptide repeat-containing protein At1g74600, chloroplastic-like; this translates as MHDHLAALLRGGGGGRHPRAVHGAAAKLGCLASIYLCNNLLLSYISGSLHAEARRLFDEMPQRNVVSWSVLVSGASRLGDLREAFLLFSDMLRSGERGSCDRPNSFVLGALVAGCARAKDTVAGSQAHASALKFGVAEDESVAGALVDMYSKCGRVDSSWRAFALSPQRCVASWTSIISCLVNQGCSEHRDAAIALLKRMLLLKVWPTNATFSCILKVFDAPELLPGGKQIHGCLLKMGTDVDPALGTALIAMYGRCGGVNEMARLSCRIRHDAFSRTSLLVAFARNGCNMEAVWNFREMVMENMVIDQSAVTSLLQVCSSLGQLRMAKEVHCYALKTFFKLDTLLLNATITVYGRCGDVMSAEIIFDRLENKDIISWTALLTCYTQNDLALETLLLFREMLRKGLGSPVFCITSVLRACSSTTNYAVGWQIHSRAVKLGIDDANSVENALLTMYAKCGSVHIALKIFNSMRSRGIISWNALITSFSQHGNEVAAIQLFDLMQEEAVCPDDYTFVGLLSSCSRMGLVAEGCEYFKLMNTKYSVKPKMEHYTCMVDLFARAGRFSDALEFIDAMPCHPDQLVWEALLASCRTHGNVELGRLAAKKILEIRPDDPSPYITLSSIHASIDMWEEKAWNRTVFDVQRVRKDVGSSWVAGEEFSDNTCDVLQVGIT
- the LOC125518793 gene encoding phosphate transporter PHO1-3-like, with the protein product MDAANPQSHAAHISTPYPMASFETPAHRCHHHSCGELHCSALRPPMVKFSKQFEGQLVPEWKEAFVDYWLLKKDIKKLQAAAGAEAAPRPAQCQAPVAASHWVMRLPFLNPHGHHKEHGAIQVHRKLASSGNHGAVGGEVYETEVLDAAGFAGAEAEAARAFFQRLDEQLNKVNRFYERKEGEFLERGECLRRQLQILVELKAAVTEARRRGGSSAAGSADPEDPSVSCSILHGDQSLRGITEQEHESQEKLADDATAKNTDEGEDHLSISEGLGDSGRIEKPREEAANKLRTFSGRAVTCQGRSVRINIPVTTPSRTVFAIRELLFDDMLSQSRKTGGNGGDGGEKLSINKKKVHQAEKMIRGALVELYKGLGYLKTYRSLNMLAFVKILKKFDKVTAKEVQTIYLKVVESSYFNSSDKAIRLMDDVEELFVRHFASGDKRKAMKYLKPNQKEESHATTFFIGLFTGAFVALFIGYCIMAHIAGMYTQQSNKVYMSTSYPVLSMFSLFFLHLFLYGCNIFMWRKTRINYAFIFEFAPTKELKYRDVFLICTTSMTIVVGVMFAHLILIVKGYSSSTVQAIPGCLLLVFLLVLVCPFKILYRSSRYHFLIAIRNIILTPFYKVVMVDFFMADQLCSQVPLLRTLEYLACYYITSSYKTQDYGYCTRVKHFRDLAYAVSFLPYYWRAMQCARRWFDEGDINHIVNLGKYVSAMLAAGTKVAYENDNSAGWLSLVVIVSSVATIYQLYWDFVKDWGLLQFNSKNPWLRNDLILKQKYVYFISMGLNLLLRLAWLQTVIHPNIGSLDSRVTLFFLAALEVIRRGLWNFYRLENEHLNNAGKFRAVKVVPLPFHEVEED